The Raphanus sativus cultivar WK10039 chromosome 2, ASM80110v3, whole genome shotgun sequence DNA segment GTAAggaaagagaaggaagaagatgaagtcaACGAAAGCTTCAAATCGCCAAATCTTGAAGCTGAGAGGCGTAGAAGGGAGAAGCTACATAGTCGGCTCATGGCTCTGCGATCTCACGTCCCAATTGTCACCAACGTAAATCCGAAATctcagtttttattttaatttgtgtgtgtttgtgtgtgttttggtgATGATCGTTGTAGTTTTTGTTTTATCCAGATGACTAAAGCAAGTATTGTTGAAGATGCGATTTGTTACATAGGAGAGCTTCAGAAGATTGTTCAGAATCTTACAGAGAAGCTTCATGAAATGGAAGAAGGTCCTCTTGAGATTGATGAACAACAAACGGATCATATTATAAAACCTGAAGTTGAAACTATTGTTCTTAAAGAGGAGATGAAGAAATTGGGAATCGaggtttttttatttctcaGCCGGTTCttggttcgtttttttttaaaaatctttcttaatgatttttttttttttgttattttggacAGGAGAATGTGCAGTTGTGTAAGATCGGGGAGAGGAAATTTTGGTTAAAGATCACAACAGAGAAGAAACCTGGGATCTTTACTAAGTTCATGGATGTTATGAGTTTTATGGGATTTGAGATCATTGACATTACTCTAGCTACATCAAATGGTGCAATTATTATTTGTTCCTCTGTTCAGATAATTCAGGGACTTTGTGATGGTGACTCTGTTGATCTTCAACAGACAAAGGACTTTCTCTTGGAAGTCATGAGGAGCAATCCATGAGTGATAACATCTTGGAAAATTTCGAGCTAATAAAGATTtctattgatttaaaaattttaatcctAGTTTTATTTGAAATGATTCAGATGAAACAGAGCTTTATCTCATCTCATTTGTTTCTGCAAAATGTTGTTAATTATCCTCTGTTTCTGCCTCAGTCCAGTGTTGATTGAACCTTCTAGTTAGTACAGAGGcttctcttttccttttcaTTTGATGCTATGACGTGTGAGAAAACATAGATTGTTGCAATTTCTTAGAAACTTGTAGTGATCTATAAGTGTGACTAAAAAATTGAACTAAAGCAAACTTCTCAGAACAAAAAGTTTTAACAATATTCTAAGAATCAATCTAGGCAGCAGCAAAGCATCCCTATAATCGCCAAATCAGATATAAATAGCAGCAGCAAAGCATCCCTGTAATCGCAAAATCAGATACAAATGGAAAGAGTTTTTTTAgaatgatttttgaaaaaggtTTGATGGTAGTTTTgggttttttttatcaactagAAAGATAGATAAATGGGTTTTTAGggtaaaacaaaatataaggaaacataATTTCGCAATTGTTCAGGTAAAGAAAGGAAATCACCagataattaataatttatattaccATCCGACCCGAAAATGGGCCAAATTCGACAATAGGGCTTAATCATAATTGAGCTTTAAATGGGCCAAATTCGAGTTGACCCTACTTTATAAATTCCTACTATTTCAGGGAAGATTTGCCCAAGCGATGtttactcttttatttttaaaattaaaaacacaacAGAGCTAAGGTCAACAGAcaaatataatttgttataaaaCACTTTTGACCTTCCTACTCCACGAAATATTCAATTAacagtatatttttaatactccctccgtttcaaattatatgtcgttctaaagcaaaatttttgtttcaaaataagtgtcgttttcggttttcaatgcaaaatttattgaaaatattctctattctatttttatattggttgatgtgtattggtaatagtatttttattttggaaatatgtaaaattaaatgttttcttaatctgtgtgcaaagacttagaacgacaaataatatgaaacggagggagtatatataaCGTATACTGTTTACCATGGAACGAAAATATTACTTTTACAAAGCCAAATGACTTAAAACAGCAACAACTCTATATGCTCTTATGAATTTTGGTCTTAAGATTCTAATTCTATTGAGCTAAGATCCTATGAAAAcgaatttaaaattaattagttaaatGGCAAAACCAGTTAACGTTAATTAAATGATAGTTCTCATAAATAACAGTTTAATTTGTTGAACTCCTTTTATAAAAGGTGGTGCTTAACCTAATTCACTATGACAAGACAACAAATgctaatatatatgtatgttatgTGTCAACTAAACAAATAACTAAAATCATTGGTGGAGTCAAACCATATGACATGAGCACACATGTATGTGAGGAAAAGAAGATTTTGGGAGTCTTTCTGAAATTAAAAGAAGGTAAAAACTAAACAACGTCCCAAATAAATTCGAGTGGGTACCTATATATGGCTTATTTCATATAGTATATACATAAAAAAGATATACTTTGATAGTGGTCATATATACTGATATACCAACAATTCGTTAGTCATTTCCTGATAGAAACTCCACTTATAATCCAATGCATTACGATCTCTAactatgtatataaatatattagcCGGAAACAAGAAACTCCACTTTTGGTTTTTGTGTGAGCGAGAACCCTTTTTGCCAATGGATTTGGTAATGTTgactttctttttatatatctttaccAATTTATGTTGTATGTACGTGTTCATATACCGAATACATCTATCTTTATATGTGAAACGGTGACATCATTTTTGTTAAGATTTATGTACAAAGAAGAAATTATCTAATTATTTGGATCATCAAACCCCCAAAAAAATTCCATGTAGGATGTATTCTCTTTTAATTTTgcaagaaaaatatatagaacACATCATATATGATTATTGATTAACTAGAAATACATGCACGTACAATTGaataaaattacaatataacctgtttttctttactttagacaatttcttttttactttagACAATTCTACATGCACACTAAACATTTTTTCGTCAAATACATCCAACCTAAGAGTACTACCATCACTCCAAATTTAGTAGcaatataattagtttaataactaattgaaatttttttaaagtattgTGTATGTATAATGGTAGAGAAATTAATATGGTCACTCACATTAGCATTATGCCTTGAATTactaaatcaaaactaaaagttacattttttttttgctaaaactaaaGGTTACATTTTACGTACCTAATTTTGTGTCTTAACTTATTTGCTTATGACCTAATTTCCTGGCCGGTAAGATACCTAATTTTGTCGCATAATTATGGATTATGTAGATTTATCTATTATCAactgagtatatatatatatatatatagactttttcttcaccaaccaataggaagttgtcattttaaatctagtattttttaattaaggaaacaaaataacttgtcaaattatattatacttttaaaataaataaaaagattaaataaataaaaataacaatagttctaaaaatattatttttaaaaaatatttatttataaaatttagagtttagtgtttaagatttatagtttagaatttatccaaatgtttattgtttttccaagggttatagtttacccaagggtttagggtttacccaagggtttagggtttaagattagagtttagggtttagtgttttgttgacaacatgtttagtgtttttccaagggtttagggtttatccaagggtttaggatttaggattagagtttagggtttattattagagtttagggtttagttgacaacattaatttttaattcgtttttatatactatttttatttatttttaaattttattttgaaaatataatatactttgacaagttatttgtttccttaattaaaagatactaaatctaaaatgacaattttctattggttggtgaacctttaggttcaccctatggagtgaacccaagaataactcatatatatatcGATGACGTATAAAATTACTCTTGCGActcttatataaataaaatattcccAAGTTTGTTGACTAAACCTCATCGTCACCTATAAATGCAAACCCATTATCGACAATCATAATCTTCATGCAAACTCCAATATTtcgaagaaaataaaagaaacaaacctAAACCAAATAACTTACTTAACCAACAAGACATGACGGAAAAATTCGAAACCGCTGGAGTTTGTACCGGAACATGGTGGAGTTTCCCCAACGGCATGTTCTCCGACTTCTCTCAGCCACGTTCTACTGAAATATCCATCGATATTGGCGGATTTGAATGGCATAACATTGATGATATCGATGTTGAAACCTATGACAAGAGCCATACTTCTACATTATCAAGCAGTGCAAATCTTGATTCCACCTCACAAGTCAATGTTTGGAACCAACATTATAACCAGTAAGTGGTTACTATATACACGCATATATATCAATATCTGATGTGATGCAAAAATCATGATTTTGAGTTTTAACCTTCTTTTTCCAGtcgtgaagaagaaagattcgATCCGATAAGTAGTTTCTTAGAAGGATTGTTTGATAACAGTGAGCAACTATCGGTTCCTAGTGTGAAACCAGAACTACTCGAAAGCTTTCACTTCTTCGATGACGTTTTCTTGGACGAATCAAGAACTGTATCAGTCTTTGATAACGAGATTGGAGACAAACATGAGGAAGAAATACAAGCAAAGAAGAGTCTAATTACTTGCAAAGTACGTAAACGTgtttagcttcttcttcttttttgtaacTAACGTGTTTAGCTTCTTTCATAATAGAAAATTTCCAATCTTTCCTTTAGATTTTAATGTTGTGACTATTTCAGAGAGCTAGTGAAAAAACTGAAGACCTCGAAGATAATGAGCCACTACAGCCATCAAAAAGGCCAAGACTCGAGACCCTATCACAGTTTCCGAGCTTCAAAGTTAGTAACAAAATTTATTTCACGCACAATTGCACAAATTTATTTGATCcctttttccttatttaaacTTTAGTTTCAGTTATTTATATAAACGCATGTAAAGACAAAATAAGtttggaaataaaaaataaatataagtacTTCATAAGAAAGATACAAGTACTTTGTTACATTTTAGTCTTTTCTAAAACCTTACTCTTAAACTTTATTCTGATGAACTATTTTGATTGAGAAGGTTCGTAAAGAGAAACTAGGAGATCGAATCACCGCGCTTCAACAGTTAGTTTCACCCTTCGGCAAGGTTGGTGTCCTTCATCATCAGTTATATATAGGCTTATAGCTTGTACtaatatttgaattaattaaccacatatagtttttttttcgaaaaaatgGCTTTTATAAAAACCACATATagttaaataacattttttaatcatttcatttattcatttattataattagtattattgattTCTGATTATTTCTGCAGACAGACACTGCTTCTGTCCTACATGATGCTATAGAGTATATCAAATTTCTTCAAGAACAAATCACTGTAAGTTTAtctcataatatataaattactcCCTCCTTTTCAGATTAGTTGTCGTTCTAGAGAAAAAATttcgttttaaaataagtgtcgttttcgaatttcaatgcaaaatttattaacaagattcttctgtatatttttttattggttaaaatatggTTAAATGTATagataattgtgtttttatcttggaaatatataaattatatgttttattaatatgtgtgcataAGTCTAAAAcgataattaaaatgaaacggatggagtatttgttaacatttagaccaagaaagaatatatgttaacttttatttactCTTGTATAGAACCTAATTATTGCCGTTTAATCATTTATAACATGAATAGGTCTCGAGTAATCCACATCTGAACTCTAGAGGATCTGGTGAACAGAAGCAGGTACTTAAGTTTTATGGTTAAACAACTCTATAATCTATATTTTACGTAgtagtttaatttttgttcttttgcttTACTGTTCTTTTGCTTTACTAaccataagatttttttttttaattctagtGTTCATACAATGACCCTCATGCCATAGACTCTAGTCCAAGACAAGATCTTCGAAGCCGCGGTCTTTGTCTGATGCCGATTTCAAGTACTTTCTCCACCTCTCCGCCGCATTTTGGACTCATCTAAGTTCTGAAATTAAACTCTTACAGTAATCCCAAACTATAATTATTACACACATGTCCGAACATAAACTTTGTTTTGGTAAGAACTGTAAATTAAGTTTGTTTAAGAAATGTGTTATATTGTTGGCTTACTTACTACGGTTTAGTTGTATCACCAGGAAAGAAAGAATTGATTTCGTGATTTCGAGGATTTTTCGTTACCAACCATGCTATTTTATGTTTAGATTCAATTATTCTGTCGTTTTAACGGCAGAAAAAACAAGAATGCGTGATACTAGTTAGGCTACTATTACTGTTAAGTGCATTTTTTCACAATTCGTGATTCCActacacaaattattatttttccacAGTCCGTGTCCGTGAAACCTGTAAGAATCTAGATAAGGAAATGGAATATTGTGGATATTTTGATAGACAAATAAAATGGTGTTTTTGTCAACTAAATTAGATAAGTTAGAGAATTAgcattgatatatttttataaaatataatattagtataACCTATtattcaattaaattttaaaataaaaagttagatCAATAATAAAGAGACAAAATTTCCAAGAATTGTGTGACATTTTTAAtagtatcttttaaaatattttaattggatctttaaattataaatctttctCAATTGttatctcttctcttttttttaatcattttcatatattttatttaatttaattttttggaaAAGTTCATCTAGATACTATTGATCAGGATACCCTTAATATCTCAACGAAAGagattttcaatttaaaattctCTCTTTAATAAAGCAGCTCCTTTTGATGATACTCAAAGGACAcaactctgttttgttttgtttgtgtgcCCTCAAATCAAGGCATATGATtgaataaaaaaacatacaacAATCATTTTTTTAAGCACTGTTTCCGAAGAACAAAAAGAGCAAGAGTCAACAGAAAAAAGAACacctcttttttttatttgtagaaaGAAATCATTGCAGACGATAGACGATATGCTTTTGCTACGAGCACGCCacaattttaactaaaaaaataactCCAATTCGAGTAGACAAGAATCATAAAGTACACTAACTGGTTTGTCTCAGTGACTGTTGCAGTACAAAGACAGGTTTGTCATGTGGAATCATCAACGTTCTTAGgatactaacaaaaaaaaagattggagAATATGGTTTCTTGAATCCATGAATGTTTACACAAAACCAAATAGATCAATCAAGTGCTCAGAATAAATTGATTTGTAAGAACTAAGAAGCAATGATTGTCACTGTTTCTGCATATACCAACACAGTGATTCAACTAGCAAACAGTATGCACCCAAATTGAGTGaatcaaaaaccaaacaaaagtgCAATAATCACTACTGTTGCTATTCATTAGAAATCATGTAAAAAATTTAGGCACCACGATACCTGAACTTGACCCGTTAAAGGCAGTCTCTGTCGGTTCATGTAAGAATAACTTGCAACAAAAGGGTTGGATTCAACATGGAAGGGATTAAACGCTATGGAAATGAAATGCTTCACTGATCAAAACATTAAACGTTTATGTAAGTAAGAAAGAATAGTTACAACAACTAATGGTTGGCAACAGAGAAGACACTAAACGCTATGAAAATGGTAAAAGATTACAATTTTCTTGAAAATAACTTAACTGTATGATCCTTTTATTTCTTTGAATGTACATAAAACGAAAACCTTAAGAAAGCATTTGCATTTTGCTTTGTTGAAAACCTAAgccttttgttttgttcttcctTTCATTTGTACATGAACTACAAGAGGAGAATCCAGCACAGCAAAAACCTCCCATCTTAACTCCATATTCAGACCAGACCAGACAAACAAAACAACACAACTTTAATCCCCAAAACCACCACCGACGATCGAAGACCTGATCCTTTAAACATTTTCCACACTCCCAAAAGTCAAGAATCCATTGGATTCCCAAGTAGAGTATGAACCAAGTTAGTAGCATTCCTCCTGATTTTCTCACTCTCATTATCCTCCAAACCAAAGCATATCTCAACCACACCTTCTCTCTTAACCTCATCAACGATCTCTCTGCTACAACAACACAAGCAGTTGAGGATAAACAGAGAATACTGAATCCCTTTCAAACTCCCATTCCTCAAAACGTTAACCAACACCTCAACAAACCCACTCACTCTACTCATCTCCTCTCTCCCACCTCTACACTTGACCAAAAGCCCCAACACCTCCACCGCTCTCTCCAGCCCCGAATCCGCCGCCTCAACCAGTATCCCCACCGACCCGCAATCCACAACCCGTTTCCTATTATCCGGAAACGAACAGAGAGCGTAAAGAGCCGTCGCCGACTCCTTCCTCTCCCGCTCGTTCCCGTCCCTCAGAAGAGAGACAAGAGCAGAGATCGCATCAGGGTACGACCCGATAGTCGCTTTGTTCACCTCCACGACGGCCAAACTAGTCAGCAGAGTCGCTGCGACCGCTTTGCAGTCGGGCGACCCGACCCGCAAAACCGCCACGACGCGTCTCACCACGCCGTCGGCGACCAGACCCACTTTGTTATCGTCTTCCAGACTGAGATTGAGAAGCAAAGACAGAGACTTTTCCTGCAAGACCATGTCCCCCGAGTCAACACAGTCGAGAACCGCGCGGACCGCTCCCGACTCGGTGACCTTCCTCCGCACGGAGGAGTCTCGCTTCGTGAGGCGGACGAGTCGGGTCAGCGACTCGAGACGCGACTCGTGGGAAGAGGATCGGGAGACGAGAGCGGAGATTAAGGAGTGGGATTGGGAGTGATGATCTTGATGCTGCTTAGGGGAGACATGAGCGAAGTTGGAGATTAAGCTCCTGAGGGCGTGGTTGGGAATCAGGGAAGGGTTTTCAGACAAGGGGAGCTTGGTGATTGGGCATGTCCGATTGCCGGAATCAATCCACTTTTGGATGGAGACCCGGTCGAAGGTGTGACCCGATTGGATGATGACCGGGTCGGACATGATCTCGAGGGAGATCGGGCAACGGAAGTCGTTTGGCAAGTCGAACGCCATTTATTCTTTAAAGGTGGAGCCTTTTTTTGCAGGGGTGTTTCGAGTGAGGGAAAGAGATAAgcttttgaagaagaagagacagaGTTTAAGGGTTTATAAGAGATTCccagagagagagggagagggaggcTCGTGTTGTGGACCGTGAAGCTTTTTGTTTTGCAgcaatggttttttttttgtttgagttgACGATTTTGCCCTTTGTGTATGTTTTTTTCGGGTCAAAAATTTAGGCACATCACGTGATTCACGACTAATTTAAAGCAtagacttttttttcttctttctcaaactatgtt contains these protein-coding regions:
- the LOC108840308 gene encoding transcription factor DYT1, giving the protein MGGGNRFQEPVRISRRRQVRKEKEEDEVNESFKSPNLEAERRRREKLHSRLMALRSHVPIVTNMTKASIVEDAICYIGELQKIVQNLTEKLHEMEEGPLEIDEQQTDHIIKPEVETIVLKEEMKKLGIEENVQLCKIGERKFWLKITTEKKPGIFTKFMDVMSFMGFEIIDITLATSNGAIIICSSVQIIQGLCDGDSVDLQQTKDFLLEVMRSNP
- the LOC108843053 gene encoding U-box domain-containing protein 8, producing the protein MAFDLPNDFRCPISLEIMSDPVIIQSGHTFDRVSIQKWIDSGNRTCPITKLPLSENPSLIPNHALRSLISNFAHVSPKQHQDHHSQSHSLISALVSRSSSHESRLESLTRLVRLTKRDSSVRRKVTESGAVRAVLDCVDSGDMVLQEKSLSLLLNLSLEDDNKVGLVADGVVRRVVAVLRVGSPDCKAVAATLLTSLAVVEVNKATIGSYPDAISALVSLLRDGNERERKESATALYALCSFPDNRKRVVDCGSVGILVEAADSGLERAVEVLGLLVKCRGGREEMSRVSGFVEVLVNVLRNGSLKGIQYSLFILNCLCCCSREIVDEVKREGVVEICFGLEDNESEKIRRNATNLVHTLLGNPMDS
- the LOC108843054 gene encoding transcription factor bHLH103, translating into MTEKFETAGVCTGTWWSFPNGMFSDFSQPRSTEISIDIGGFEWHNIDDIDVETYDKSHTSTLSSSANLDSTSQVNVWNQHYNHREEERFDPISSFLEGLFDNSEQLSVPSVKPELLESFHFFDDVFLDESRTVSVFDNEIGDKHEEEIQAKKSLITCKRASEKTEDLEDNEPLQPSKRPRLETLSQFPSFKVRKEKLGDRITALQQLVSPFGKTDTASVLHDAIEYIKFLQEQITVSSNPHLNSRGSGEQKQCSYNDPHAIDSSPRQDLRSRGLCLMPISSTFSTSPPHFGLI